Genomic DNA from Bacteroidota bacterium:
AAGTATTCAGCAGATCAGAAGTCCATTTGATGAGTTGGAAATATGACATCGAAAAACTAAATTTGATATAACTCATTTTATGAGACATACTTTCCGGATTTGGAACATTATGGATCAAAGAATGGGAGATATAAACGAGTTACCTGCAATGCTGAGACGACTTTCATTCTTTATTTTAACTATCACAGTTTTCGTTAGCAAGACAACTGCCGAGACAGTATTGCTAAAATCTGATGATGACTTCATTTATAAACTGACTTTTGACAGCACTCTAATAACCGGCAGTTTGTCGACTTATGAATATTGGTCAAAATCAATCTCGATAATAAATAAAGCAGACAGTCAATTAGTCCAAACAATTTCCACTCCGAAAAATCATATTGCTGGCAGACACATCCTTTTATCCTACTACACATTCAGCCTATTTAGAATTGAAGATATAAACTTTGACGGGTATAATGACATTATGCTAATTCAATCTTTTGACACACTTCACCCACAGAACATATTTTATTTTTCTTGGGCATATAACAATAAGACACTAAAATTCGAGCGCGACACAACTTTAGATAAAATCATTCAGCCAAACTTTGACCATGACAAATTTTTAATTTTATCTTCTAATCTTTTATATGCGCCACAGGATCAAATATGGAAAACATATCAGTACATTAAAGGAAAATTGACCTTGATTGAAATAGATGAACGAAAAATAATTACTGACAAAGACAATAATTACAACTCGGTATCTAATACAAAGACAAAATTAATAAAAGGGAAAATGAAATTAGTCGAGGTGACGACAGATTACTCATTGAAAGAATATTAATCTCACAGCCTAAAGCACAGCAGGTAACAGCAAGTTGGAGAAATGGCGGGTGACATGCAAGTAGAAACTTTAGTGCATTTATTTACCTTTGTGCTGCGGAACAGTGAAGTGCTCCGAACTCCGCCACTTCTCCAACTTGCAAAACGTTATCGGTAACTCTATTGGCGACCGTGCTAACATCAAACTGACGAACAATTAACAAACTGACACAGGACAAAACACATATCGGACAGACATCGCTATTAACGGACAGGCAACCCTTCGTTTTTAATTTTTTTTGCCACCGCACGAAATTTTTAAAAATGATTTTTCTGCCAACGCACAAAACACACTTTCATTTTTTTGCCGACACACAAGCCAACCCGAAAAAAAATGAAAGAGTGTTTTCTCCACCGCTTTAAAAGTCCGTTCTTCGTGAATAAGTAAGTGCTATAAATTTTAACTTTGAACCATAAGAAATATTTAATAAATGAGTGAAGACCAAAAGAAAAACCTTGAACAACAGCTTTGGAACATAGCCAATACGCTTAGAGGTAAGATGAATGCAGATGAGTTCAGGGATTACATTCTGGGTTTTATCTTTTATAAATACTTAGCCGAGAAAATGGAGATTTATGCAAATGCCATTCTCAAAGCCGACAAGATTAAATACAAAGACATAAAAGAAAACAGCAAGCAGGGCAAAGAATACATTGAAGCCATCCGTGAAGAAGCATTGGAAAAGTTGGGCTACTTTTTAAAACCTTCCGAACTGTTTAGTGAAGTTGCCAAACGAGGCAACAGCGATGAAGAAGGCAAGGACAATTTTATTTTAGGCGACCTTCAAAAAATCCTCAACAACATTCAGCTTTCTACAATGGGAACGGAAAGCGAAGAGGACTTTGACCACCTCTTTGAGGACATGGATTTGAACAGCACCAAACTTGGCAAAACACCCGAAGCAAGAAATACAATAATTGCAAAGGTGCTATCGCACCTTGACAATATTGATTTCAAGTTGGAGCAAACCGAGTTGGATGTGTTGGGTGATGCTTACGAATATCTCATTGGGCAGTTTGCCAGTGGTGCAGGAAAAAAAGCAGGTGAGTTTTATACGCCACAGGAAGTAAGTAAAGTGTTGGCGAAAATTGTAACCACAGGAAAACAAAAACTAAAATCTGTTTACGACCCAACATGCGGTTCAGGTTCTTTGCTGTTACGAGTTGCCAAAGAAGTAAAAGAAGTAAGCAACTTTTACGGACAAGAACTCAACCGCACTACTTACAACCTTGCACGAATGAATATGATATTGCACGGTGTGCATTATCGCAAGTTTGACATTAAGCAAGAGGACACACTTGAACACCCACAGCATTTAGGAAAAACTTTTGAAGCCATTGTAGCCAATCCGCCATTCAGTGCACAGTGGAGTGCAAACCCTTTGTTTACGAGTGATGACCGATTTAGCCAATACGGAAAATTAGCACCTGCAAGCAAAGCCGATTTTGCTTTTGTGCAACACATGGTGCATCATTTGGCAGAGAACGGAACAATGGCAATTGTGTTACCACACGGTGCGTTGTTTCGTGCAGGTGCAGAGAAGCACATACGCAAGTATTTGATTGAGGACAGAAATTATTTGGATGCAGTTATTGGTTTGCCTGCAAATATTTTTTACGGAACAGGAATTCCTACTTGCATTTTGGTTTTTAAAAAATGTAGAGAGCAACCCGAAGATGTTTTGTTTGTTGATGCAAGCCAATATTTTGAAAAAGCAAAAAATCAAAGTGTGCTTCGTGGAAGCGACATCAAAAAAATAATTGACGCTTATCGCAATAGAACCGAAGAAGAAAAATACAGCAGAAAAATTTTGTTGAAAGAAATTGCAGAGAATGATTACAACATAAACATTACAAAGTATGTGGACACATTTGAAGCAGAAGAAACAGTTGACTTAAATTCTATTTCCAAAAAGTTGAAAGCATTGAACAAAGAAATAGAAACAACAGACAAAACGCTTGCAGCATTTTGTAAAGAATTAAAAATTGAAACTCCTTTTTAAAAATGCAAAAGCAAAAGAACATACCGCAATTGCGTTTCCCTGAATTTAAAGGAGAATGGGAACAAAAACCATTTGGAAAATTGACAACAAGAATTTCAGACCCAGTTGATGTTGAACCAAAAAAACTTTATCAGCAAATTGGAATTCGTTCACATGGCAAAGGAATATTTCACAAAGAATTAGTTGACGGAAAAACATTAGGAAACAAAAGAGTGTATTGGCTAAAGCCAAACGCACTTATTGTAAATATCATTTTTGCTTGGGAACAAGCAGTTGCCAAAACAACTGATAAAGAAATTGGATTGATTGGTTCACATCGTTTCCCAATGTATTTGCCAATTGAAAATGTTTCTGACCTTGATTATCTCTTACATTTTTTCTTAACGAAAAAGGGAAAAGCACAATTAGAACTTGCTTCGCCTGGCGGTGCAGGAAGAAACAAAACACTTGGGCAAAAGGAATTTGAAAACTTAAAGTTGAGAATTCCCGAACACCGTGAGCAAATTAAAATTGCATCTTTTCTAACTTCAATAAACAAAAGGATTTCTCAACTCACAGAGAAGAAAAATCTTTTGGAGCAATACAAAAAAGGTGTGCTGCAAAAAATATTCTCACAAGAGTTGAGATTTAAAAACGAAAAAGGAAAATCATTTTCAGAATGGAGCTCAACTCCACTTTCTGATTTGTTAGATTACGAACAACCAACAAAATATTTGGTTGCAAGCACAGATTATGACGACAACTACCAAACACCAGTTCTTACAGCAGGGAAAACTTTTGTTTTAGGTTATACCAATGAAACCGAAGGCATCTACAACAATGAGTTGCCTGTAATAATTTTTGATGACTTTACAACAGCATTTAAGTTTGTTGACTTTCCGTTTAAAGCAAAATCATCTGCAATGAAAATTCTAAAACCGAAAGCAGGTGTGAATATTGAGTTTGTTTATGAAGCAATGCGAAACATAGAGTATGAAATTGGTGGGCACGAAAGACATTGGATTTCCAAATATTCTAAAATAGAAGTTCCTATTCCATCACCTGAAGAACAAAAAAGAATTTCAAGTTTCTTTTCGGAGGTAAACAAAAAAATAAATCAAACTGAAATTCAATTAGAGCAAACGCTTCAATTCAAAAAAACTCTTTCACAAAATCTATTCTGTTAATGGCGAAGCAACCCGAACATATATTAGAAGAACAATTGGTAGCACAACTTCAAAAGTTGGGTTACGGTTTGGTGTTGATTAAAGACGAGAAAGATTTAATTGCCAATCTTAAAACACAGTTAGAGAAACACAACAACATTCAGTTCAGCAAAGCAGAGTTTGAAAAAGTGTTGAACATTTTAAGCAAAGGTTCAGTATTTGAAAAAGCAAAAACGCTAAGAGCAAAGCAGCACATTGTAAGAGACAACGGAGAGAATTTATATTTTGAGTTTATACAATCAGAGCATTGGTGTCAGAACCAATTTCAAGTTACACATCAAGTTACCATTGAAGGCAAATACAAAAACCGCTATGATGTTACAATACTCATAAACGGTTTGCCGCTTGTGCAAATAGAATTGAAACGCAGAGGGCTTGAATTGAAAGAAGCGTTCAATCAAATCAACCGCTATCAACGACATTCATTCGGTGCAAACTCTGCACTGTTTCAATATTTGCAAATTTTTGTAATCAGTAACGGAGTAAACACAAAGTATTACGCCAACAACAGGCAACAAAGTTTTAAGCAAACTTTCTTTTGGACAGACAAGGAAAATAAACGGCTCACAAATATTGTAAACGGTTTCACTTCTGAATTTTTAGAACCGTGTCATATCAGCAAAATGATTTGCAAATACATTGTGCTGAATGAGACCAATAAAATTTTAATGGTGTTGCGACCTTACCAGTTTTATGCAGTGGAAGCACTCATAGACAGAGTGAAAAATACAAACAAAAACGGTTACATCTGGCACACCACAGGAAGCGGAAAAACTTTGACATCGTTTAAAGCCAGTCAGATTTTAATGAATTTGCCACAGGTGAAAAAGGTTGTATTTGTAGTTGATAGAAAAGATTTGGATTACCAAACCAACAAAGAGTTCAACAGTTTCAGCAAAGGTTGCATTGACGGCACAGACAACACAAAGCAATTGGTTCAGCAGTTTTCAGACGATACAAAATTGATTGTAACCACCATTCAAAAACTAAACACTGCAATCAGTAAGAAACAGTATTTGGTAAAAATGGAAAAGTTGAAAGACGAAAAAATAGTTTTCATTTTTGACGAGTGCCACCGCAGTCAGTTTGGCGAAACACATAAACGAATAAATTCCTTCTTCAACAACATTCAACTTTTTGGTTTTACAGGAACACCAATTTTTGCCGACAATGCAGTAAAAAACGAATTAGGTAAACGCACTACTAAAGAATTGTTTCAGGACTGTTTGCACAAATATGTAATCACAGATGCAATCCGTGACGAAAATGTTTTGAAGTTTTCAGTGGAATATGTTGGCAAATACAAGCGAAAAGAAACCGCCACCGAAATTGATATTGAAGTGGAAGACATTGACACGAAAGAGTTAATGGAAGACAGCAAACGATTAGAAAAAATTGCTGATTACATTCTTGAAAATCATAACCGCAAAACACACAATAGAGATTTCACGGCAATGTTTTGTGTGAACAGCATTCCAACGTTGATAAAGTATTATGAAATACTCCAACGGAAAAAAGAAGAAGGAAAACACAACCTGAAAATTGCAACCGTATTCAGCTACAACAGCAACGAAGATGATTTAGATGCAAACGGGATTTTTGATTTTGAAAGAGATTTTGACAGGGTTGATTTGAATGTAGTTGCAGAACCAACAGTAGAGTTTGGGGCAAACAAACACACCCGTGAAAAGTTGGACGAGTTTATTAATCACTACAACGCAATGTTTGAAACGAAATTTTCAACCAAGGACAGCGAAAGTTTTTACAACTACTACAACGACATTTCTAAAAAAGTTAAGGAACGCAAGATTGATATTTTGCTTGTGGTAAATATGTTTCTCACAGGTTTTGACAGCCCAACCTTAAACACTTTGTATGTAGATAAAAATTTGAAGTATCACGGATTGATACAAGCATACAGCAGAACAAACAGAATTTTAAATGAACAGAAATCACAAGGCAACATCATTGTTTTTAGAAATCTGAAATACGCAACAGACGAAGCAATTACTTTATTCAGCAACAAAGAAGCGATTGAAGTAATCATAATGAAACCGTATGAGGACTATGTAAAGAAGTTCAACGATGCAGTAATTGACTTGTTGAAAATTGCACCAACAGTAAGCAGCGTAAACGAATTGCAAACCGAAGATGATGAATTGGAATTTATAAAAGCGTTCAGAGAACTGATGCGGATAAAAAATATTCTCACAGCGTTTGCCGATTTTAGCTGGACAGATTTAGCAATAGAAGAACAGAAGTTTGAAGATTACAAAAGCAAATATCTTGACCTTTACGATAAAGTAAAAAGCAATCATCAAAAGGAAAAGGTTTCCATCTTAGAAGATGTGGACTTTGAGTTGGAACTCATTCACCGAGATGAAATAAATGTTGCTTACATCATTCAGTTGCTCATAAAACTGAAATCGCAAGTGCAGAAAGTTGTAACACAAGCAGAAAAGGAAATCTTCAACTTGTTAAGCACCGATGTTACTTTAAGAAGCAAGAAAGAACTGATTGAAAAATTCATTCAGGAGAATTTGCCAGTGATTGAAGATACTGACGATATACCCGAAGCATTTGACAAATTCTGGAACGAAGAACAACAGAAAGCATTTGAGCAATTGGTAAAAGAAGAAAATCTATCAGCCGACAGAACGCAATCTTTAATTGAAGATTACTTGTATGCAGAAAGAGAACCGCTAAGAGATGAAGTGTTGCAATTGATTGAAGGCAGTGAGCCAAAACTTTTAGAACGCAAAAAAATTGGCGATAGGATTTTGAAAAAGATTGTGGATTTTGTGGATAGATTTATAAACGGTATGACATCATAAAGAAATGGTAAACTTGTTATTCAGATTATTTCTCACATTCAATGCAACTTCGTTGATACTAGTTGTGTATTTGGTAAAGACCGAGAAAGTATTGAATGTGTTGTGGTGGCGTTTGGCAAACCTCCCACATTTTGTTTCTTATTCAATTTACTTTCTCATTCCCGTTGTGTTGACTTTTTTGAGTTTGCTTTTATCAAAGTGGTTGGCTAACGACAGCATTGAAAAAGAAAACGGTGTTTCTGCAATCAAAGAAATTGAACAGGCAAACAATGCTTATTTGCCAAGCTATTTGGGTTACTTCTTTGTGGCGTTAAGTGTTCCATATTGCGACACTTTAATTTTTGTTTTTGCAATCTTGTTTCTGTTTACATTCCTTTCTCAGACACTTTATTTTAACCCTTTGTTTTTGCTTTTTGGGTATCACTTTTATTACTTGACGACAGCAAACAACATCAAGATATTTTTGATTACAAAAAAGCAACTGAAAGACCCAAGTAAAATTGAGTTTCCAAAACTTAAACGCATTAACGACTTTACATTTATTGACCAAGAAAAATAGCAATGAACCATTTAATCGCAAAAACAAAAGGCAGAAACGGTGATTACTACAAAGTAATTTCTGACGAAGAAATATTTGAATTACCTGACGATTTGAATAACACCGTTGAATATGATGCTGACCACAAACTTGACGAGGACAGTTGGTTTGCTATAACCGAATTTTCGGAGAAAGATTATTGCATTGACCTTTTGACAAGGCGTTTTGTTTCGGCTGACTACAACCAAATTGCACAAGCCGACTATACAAAAATTGACTTTCTCTGTGCTTATCAGACAGGTGTTTACTACTTTCAAAAGATTTCAA
This window encodes:
- a CDS encoding type I restriction-modification system subunit M; amino-acid sequence: MSEDQKKNLEQQLWNIANTLRGKMNADEFRDYILGFIFYKYLAEKMEIYANAILKADKIKYKDIKENSKQGKEYIEAIREEALEKLGYFLKPSELFSEVAKRGNSDEEGKDNFILGDLQKILNNIQLSTMGTESEEDFDHLFEDMDLNSTKLGKTPEARNTIIAKVLSHLDNIDFKLEQTELDVLGDAYEYLIGQFASGAGKKAGEFYTPQEVSKVLAKIVTTGKQKLKSVYDPTCGSGSLLLRVAKEVKEVSNFYGQELNRTTYNLARMNMILHGVHYRKFDIKQEDTLEHPQHLGKTFEAIVANPPFSAQWSANPLFTSDDRFSQYGKLAPASKADFAFVQHMVHHLAENGTMAIVLPHGALFRAGAEKHIRKYLIEDRNYLDAVIGLPANIFYGTGIPTCILVFKKCREQPEDVLFVDASQYFEKAKNQSVLRGSDIKKIIDAYRNRTEEEKYSRKILLKEIAENDYNINITKYVDTFEAEETVDLNSISKKLKALNKEIETTDKTLAAFCKELKIETPF
- a CDS encoding restriction endonuclease subunit S, whose amino-acid sequence is MRIPEHREQIKIASFLTSINKRISQLTEKKNLLEQYKKGVLQKIFSQELRFKNEKGKSFSEWSSTPLSDLLDYEQPTKYLVASTDYDDNYQTPVLTAGKTFVLGYTNETEGIYNNELPVIIFDDFTTAFKFVDFPFKAKSSAMKILKPKAGVNIEFVYEAMRNIEYEIGGHERHWISKYSKIEVPIPSPEEQKRISSFFSEVNKKINQTEIQLEQTLQFKKTLSQNLFC
- a CDS encoding type I restriction endonuclease subunit R, with protein sequence MAKQPEHILEEQLVAQLQKLGYGLVLIKDEKDLIANLKTQLEKHNNIQFSKAEFEKVLNILSKGSVFEKAKTLRAKQHIVRDNGENLYFEFIQSEHWCQNQFQVTHQVTIEGKYKNRYDVTILINGLPLVQIELKRRGLELKEAFNQINRYQRHSFGANSALFQYLQIFVISNGVNTKYYANNRQQSFKQTFFWTDKENKRLTNIVNGFTSEFLEPCHISKMICKYIVLNETNKILMVLRPYQFYAVEALIDRVKNTNKNGYIWHTTGSGKTLTSFKASQILMNLPQVKKVVFVVDRKDLDYQTNKEFNSFSKGCIDGTDNTKQLVQQFSDDTKLIVTTIQKLNTAISKKQYLVKMEKLKDEKIVFIFDECHRSQFGETHKRINSFFNNIQLFGFTGTPIFADNAVKNELGKRTTKELFQDCLHKYVITDAIRDENVLKFSVEYVGKYKRKETATEIDIEVEDIDTKELMEDSKRLEKIADYILENHNRKTHNRDFTAMFCVNSIPTLIKYYEILQRKKEEGKHNLKIATVFSYNSNEDDLDANGIFDFERDFDRVDLNVVAEPTVEFGANKHTREKLDEFINHYNAMFETKFSTKDSESFYNYYNDISKKVKERKIDILLVVNMFLTGFDSPTLNTLYVDKNLKYHGLIQAYSRTNRILNEQKSQGNIIVFRNLKYATDEAITLFSNKEAIEVIIMKPYEDYVKKFNDAVIDLLKIAPTVSSVNELQTEDDELEFIKAFRELMRIKNILTAFADFSWTDLAIEEQKFEDYKSKYLDLYDKVKSNHQKEKVSILEDVDFELELIHRDEINVAYIIQLLIKLKSQVQKVVTQAEKEIFNLLSTDVTLRSKKELIEKFIQENLPVIEDTDDIPEAFDKFWNEEQQKAFEQLVKEENLSADRTQSLIEDYLYAEREPLRDEVLQLIEGSEPKLLERKKIGDRILKKIVDFVDRFINGMTS